From one Triticum aestivum cultivar Chinese Spring chromosome 4B, IWGSC CS RefSeq v2.1, whole genome shotgun sequence genomic stretch:
- the LOC123091681 gene encoding uncharacterized abhydrolase domain-containing protein DDB_G0269086, giving the protein MALSSSRPHHLLRRFHASARALSRAEPHEFSQPSDYLGSWAERAPATVAAGGGDTREAWARLERLRKGYAREVGELRRQYAYEAQLLEVERQRKAEARAEAARVANEERKAAKAAAAQTRAAERRAFELDFRQALMKERAQKLESWRNKEKLKAQKKAEHRELLRRQSSVWVSEDKMEKKILEAIMHTTPL; this is encoded by the exons atggcgctctcCTCCTCCAGGCCACATCACCTCCTCCGCCGCTTCCACGCTTCCGCGCGGGCTCTGTCGCGGGCGGAACCTCACGAGTTCTCGCAGCCCAGCGACTACCTCGGGAGCTGGGCGGAGCGCGCCCCCGCCACGGTCGCCGCGGGTGGCGGCGACACACGGGAGGCTTGGGCACGGCTCGAGCGGCTGCGCAAGGGGTACGCGCGCGAGGTGGGGGAGCTGCGGCGTCAGTACGCCTACGAGGCGCAACTGCTGGAGGTCGAGCGGCAGCGCAAGGCGGAGGCACGTGCCGAGGCCGCCCGCGTCGCCAACGAGGAGCGcaaggccgccaaggctgccgccgcgcAGACCAGGGCCGCCGAGCGCCGCGCCTTCGAGCTCGATTTCCGCCAGGCCCTC ATGAAAGAAAGAGCTCAGAAGCTGGAGAGCTGGAGGAACAAGGAGAAGCTGAAAGCACAGAAGAAGGCGGAGCACAGGGAGCTCTTGCGCAGGCAGAGTTCTGTCTGGGTTTCTGAGGATAAAATGGAAAAGAAAATTCTTGAGGCTATCATGCATACCACCCCTCTCTGA